A part of Planctomycetota bacterium genomic DNA contains:
- a CDS encoding class I SAM-dependent methyltransferase — MSADLYSSIAHRGMAFMNPMGERSISALVEIVSLQKGANIVDFGAGTCELVVRLAERYAVFGECVELSPEIASRARERVAARVPGGGVRVHEGDAGHFKASVPAASFDMAVCIGSTHALGGFAHAVDTLARLTRQGGWVVLGEGYWKRPPLTAYLEGTGIDEGEFVRLHELLRFVSDRGLTPAWLHTASEQDWDDYEWAHHRNIEAWVRENPNSPDAPALLRRSRNWRRWYMEAGRDTLGFALMAFRRH; from the coding sequence ATGAGCGCAGATCTGTATTCGTCCATCGCCCACCGGGGCATGGCGTTCATGAACCCGATGGGCGAGCGGTCGATCTCGGCGCTCGTCGAGATCGTGTCGCTCCAGAAGGGGGCGAACATCGTCGACTTCGGCGCGGGCACCTGCGAGCTGGTGGTCCGCCTGGCCGAGCGGTACGCCGTGTTCGGCGAGTGCGTGGAACTCTCGCCCGAGATCGCGTCCCGCGCCCGCGAGCGCGTCGCGGCGCGCGTGCCCGGGGGCGGCGTGCGCGTGCACGAGGGCGACGCGGGGCACTTCAAGGCGAGCGTGCCGGCGGCGAGCTTCGACATGGCCGTCTGCATCGGCTCGACGCACGCGCTGGGCGGGTTTGCCCACGCGGTGGACACGCTCGCACGCCTCACGCGCCAGGGCGGGTGGGTCGTGCTGGGCGAGGGCTACTGGAAGCGTCCGCCCCTGACGGCGTACCTCGAGGGCACGGGGATCGACGAGGGCGAGTTCGTGCGGTTGCACGAGCTGCTCCGGTTCGTGAGCGACCGCGGGCTCACGCCGGCCTGGCTGCACACCGCGAGCGAGCAGGACTGGGATGATTACGAGTGGGCGCACCATCGTAACATCGAGGCCTGGGTGCGCGAGAACCCGAACAGCCCCGACGCGCCGGCGCTGCTGCGACGGTCGCGGAACTGGCGGCGGTGGTACATGGAGGCGGGGCGCGACACGCTGGGCTTCGCGCTCATGGCGTTCCGCAGGCACTGA
- a CDS encoding DUF2798 domain-containing protein, which produces MLSRTQANIVSVALIAFTMSGVMSLAMVIVNTGLGGALVGRWMRSWVIAFIIALPVAFIVIPAIRRLVGRFAR; this is translated from the coding sequence GTGCTCTCACGAACGCAGGCGAACATCGTGTCGGTGGCGCTCATCGCGTTCACGATGTCGGGCGTGATGTCGCTGGCGATGGTGATCGTGAACACGGGGCTGGGCGGGGCGCTCGTGGGGCGGTGGATGCGGTCGTGGGTGATCGCGTTTATCATCGCGCTGCCGGTGGCGTTCATCGTAATTCCCGCCATTCGGAGGCTGGTCGGCCGGTTCGCGCGGTAG
- a CDS encoding thiamine-phosphate kinase, protein MRELELLSYIERVAASQPRDFPRVVVPPGDDCAAVRTPSGDLLLAKVDQVVGGRHFTPPVTWDRDEPGPDGLTRDAYLGLIARKSVARALSDIGAMAGRPMFGLAAACLPAGFPSDAAEALAEALHRWGSAWSCPIVGGDIASAGRADPGPLVIGLTVIGLAHASRGPVLRSEARPGDEVYVTGSLGGSLEASGLGRHLTFEPRVPEGAALADALGARLHAMMDISDGLGLDAGRMGRASGLVVELDGVRVPVTPGSDLRGALRDGEDYELLFAVEAGAAPPELACGVTKIGVCRVPDGSTPGARVRHADGTTTEVSRLGWEHT, encoded by the coding sequence ATGCGCGAGCTGGAACTGCTTTCTTACATCGAGCGGGTCGCGGCGTCGCAGCCGCGGGACTTTCCGCGGGTGGTGGTGCCGCCGGGCGACGACTGCGCGGCGGTGCGGACGCCGTCGGGCGATCTGCTGCTGGCGAAGGTGGACCAGGTTGTGGGCGGGCGGCACTTCACGCCGCCCGTAACCTGGGACCGCGACGAGCCGGGGCCCGACGGGCTGACGCGGGACGCGTACCTGGGGCTGATCGCGCGCAAGAGCGTGGCGCGGGCGCTGTCGGACATCGGGGCGATGGCGGGGCGCCCGATGTTCGGGCTGGCGGCGGCGTGCCTGCCGGCGGGGTTTCCGTCGGACGCGGCGGAGGCGTTGGCCGAGGCGCTGCACCGCTGGGGGAGCGCGTGGTCGTGCCCGATCGTGGGGGGCGACATCGCGAGCGCGGGGCGGGCGGACCCCGGGCCGCTGGTCATCGGCCTGACCGTGATCGGGCTGGCGCACGCGTCGCGCGGGCCGGTGCTGCGGTCGGAGGCGAGGCCGGGCGACGAGGTGTACGTGACGGGGTCGCTGGGAGGGTCGCTGGAGGCCAGCGGGCTGGGGCGGCACCTGACGTTCGAGCCCCGCGTGCCGGAGGGGGCCGCGCTGGCGGATGCGCTCGGCGCTCGGCTGCACGCGATGATGGACATCTCGGACGGGCTGGGGCTGGACGCGGGGCGCATGGGGCGGGCGTCGGGGCTGGTGGTAGAGCTCGACGGCGTCCGCGTGCCGGTGACCCCGGGGAGCGACCTGCGGGGCGCGCTGCGCGACGGGGAGGACTACGAGCTGCTGTTCGCGGTGGAAGCCGGCGCGGCGCCTCCGGAGCTGGCGTGCGGGGTGACGAAGATCGGGGTGTGCCGCGTGCCCGACGGGAGCACGCCGGGGGCGCGCGTGCGCCATGCGGACGGGACGACGACCGAGGTGTCACGGCTCGGGTGGGAGCACACGTAA
- the tsaE gene encoding tRNA (adenosine(37)-N6)-threonylcarbamoyltransferase complex ATPase subunit type 1 TsaE, with translation MITLTRELPELGATEALAEGFARLLRAGDVVALAGPLGAGKTAFVRGVAGALGVAPGLVSSPTFVVVNVYPVAGEGAVRALVHVDAYRLGGADELDTLGWDRLFDGATRRATGGGAALIEWPQRLEGALPADAVRMTLEPTGADSRRVTLEVPDEWASREGFDRLRDYPPTRCRVTGRWVSPLAASWPFVDERARLADLYGWFEGAYRTSRGVRADDEAGGESGDEPG, from the coding sequence GTGATCACGCTCACGCGCGAGTTGCCGGAACTGGGCGCGACCGAGGCGCTGGCCGAGGGGTTCGCGCGGCTGCTGCGCGCGGGCGATGTCGTGGCGCTCGCGGGCCCGCTGGGCGCGGGGAAGACGGCGTTCGTGCGGGGCGTGGCGGGGGCGCTGGGCGTCGCGCCCGGGCTGGTCTCGAGCCCGACCTTCGTGGTGGTGAACGTGTACCCGGTGGCGGGCGAGGGCGCGGTGCGGGCGCTGGTGCACGTGGACGCGTACCGCCTGGGCGGGGCCGATGAGCTCGACACGCTCGGGTGGGACCGGCTGTTCGACGGGGCGACGCGCCGGGCGACGGGCGGCGGGGCGGCGCTGATCGAGTGGCCGCAGCGGCTGGAGGGCGCGCTGCCGGCCGACGCGGTGCGCATGACGCTGGAGCCGACGGGCGCCGACTCGCGCCGGGTGACGCTCGAGGTGCCCGACGAATGGGCATCGCGCGAGGGGTTCGACCGTCTGCGCGACTATCCGCCGACGCGCTGCCGCGTGACGGGGCGGTGGGTGTCGCCTCTGGCGGCGTCGTGGCCGTTTGTCGACGAGCGGGCGCGACTGGCGGACCTGTACGGCTGGTTCGAGGGCGCGTACCGGACGTCGCGGGGCGTGCGTGCGGACGACGAGGCGGGCGGCGAATCGGGCGACGAGCCCGGGTGA
- a CDS encoding MotA/TolQ/ExbB proton channel family protein: MDMTIAATGAPLGLWGLFKQSFDVFTVLLLAGSLVGITWVFLCVLEVRARNIAPEGVTGRLRDLARAGRWEDLEIAARDDDSFVCRVLRSPLAMRGRDRAAIRDAAELAASEESARWFRKVDVLNVIGNLGPLVGLAGTVWGMILAFTSLGATGGQAQASDLSLGISKALFHTLLGLCLAIPCLLFYGMYRNLVDKLCTRGIVVAGEIVERIPSREDDGARAGGA; the protein is encoded by the coding sequence ATGGACATGACCATCGCCGCGACGGGCGCACCGCTGGGATTGTGGGGGCTGTTCAAGCAGTCGTTCGACGTATTCACGGTGCTGCTGCTGGCGGGGTCGCTGGTGGGCATCACGTGGGTGTTCCTGTGCGTGCTGGAGGTGCGCGCGCGGAACATCGCGCCCGAAGGGGTGACGGGGCGGCTGCGCGACCTGGCGCGGGCGGGGCGGTGGGAAGATCTGGAGATCGCGGCGCGGGACGACGACTCGTTCGTCTGCCGCGTGCTGCGTTCGCCGCTGGCGATGCGGGGGCGCGATCGGGCGGCGATCCGGGACGCGGCGGAACTGGCGGCGAGCGAGGAATCGGCGCGGTGGTTCCGCAAGGTGGACGTGCTGAACGTGATCGGGAACCTCGGGCCGCTGGTGGGGCTGGCGGGGACGGTGTGGGGGATGATCCTGGCGTTCACGAGCCTGGGGGCGACGGGCGGGCAGGCGCAGGCGTCGGACCTGTCGCTGGGCATTTCGAAGGCGCTGTTCCACACCTTGCTGGGGCTGTGCCTGGCGATCCCGTGCCTGCTGTTCTACGGGATGTACCGCAACCTGGTGGACAAGCTGTGCACGCGGGGGATCGTGGTGGCGGGTGAGATCGTGGAGCGGATCCCCAGCCGCGAGGACGATGGAGCGCGGGCGGGCGGTGCATGA
- a CDS encoding biopolymer transporter ExbD, with the protein MKIRAAHPHQTGAKVNVTPLIDVVMVLIVFYLIVGNLARERLAPVDLPATGVGTAEDAAPTLIITVAREGEGARVVVDGAPVAAGALEGLLRARVPDPGTAIVQLRADRSLAYEDVRPVLDACRRVGLTSVRLVAERGGGS; encoded by the coding sequence ATGAAGATCCGCGCGGCACATCCGCACCAGACGGGCGCGAAGGTGAACGTCACCCCGCTGATCGACGTGGTGATGGTGCTGATCGTGTTCTATCTGATCGTGGGGAATCTCGCGCGCGAGCGCCTGGCGCCGGTGGACCTGCCCGCGACGGGCGTGGGCACGGCGGAGGACGCGGCGCCGACGCTGATCATCACCGTGGCGCGCGAGGGCGAGGGGGCGCGGGTGGTGGTCGATGGCGCGCCGGTGGCGGCCGGGGCGCTCGAGGGGCTGCTGCGGGCACGCGTGCCCGACCCGGGCACCGCGATCGTGCAGTTGCGGGCGGATCGGTCGCTGGCCTACGAGGACGTGCGCCCGGTGCTCGACGCGTGCCGTCGCGTGGGCCTCACGAGCGTGCGACTGGTGGCGGAGCGCGGGGGCGGGTCGTGA
- a CDS encoding biopolymer transporter ExbD, protein MRATHRMRSARALYEAHHGPNMTPMVDVVMVILIFFMTSATIMGPEWFIRSALPAPAAGPAPTDAPPTRVRVQLGFDGVSRVGVGDAPLRAAPFDTIEVYLRDEVGRVGAERLVVTVEPAPGAPYADVVRVHEWCAALGITRVGIVPEATGDDAE, encoded by the coding sequence GTGAGAGCGACGCACCGGATGCGTTCGGCGCGGGCGCTCTACGAGGCGCACCACGGCCCCAACATGACGCCCATGGTGGACGTCGTGATGGTCATCCTCATCTTCTTCATGACCTCGGCGACCATCATGGGGCCCGAGTGGTTCATCCGCTCGGCGTTGCCGGCGCCGGCGGCGGGGCCCGCGCCGACGGACGCCCCCCCGACGCGCGTGCGCGTCCAGCTCGGGTTCGACGGGGTGTCGCGCGTGGGCGTGGGCGATGCGCCCCTGCGCGCGGCGCCGTTCGACACGATCGAGGTGTACCTGCGCGACGAGGTGGGCCGCGTCGGCGCCGAGAGGCTCGTCGTGACGGTCGAGCCCGCGCCGGGCGCGCCGTACGCCGATGTCGTGCGCGTGCACGAGTGGTGCGCGGCGCTGGGCATCACCAGGGTCGGGATCGTACCGGAAGCCACGGGCGACGACGCCGAGTAA
- a CDS encoding transcriptional repressor, whose product MTRDASHVPADDALDIVEPLCAVFRRKLKGEGLKYTPERAQVLDCILRFDGVFEAERVIDDVKASGFRVSKATIYRTIKLLQDAGIIQRVLFDEDQAHYQVVYGRRPQDLVIPLDGGEAIPVHIPELAALRDRVCASLGLVPKGHRLHIFAVRAPSN is encoded by the coding sequence ATGACCCGCGACGCGAGCCACGTACCGGCCGACGACGCGCTCGACATCGTCGAGCCGCTGTGCGCCGTCTTCCGGCGCAAGCTCAAGGGCGAGGGCCTGAAGTACACGCCCGAGCGTGCGCAGGTGCTGGACTGCATCCTGCGGTTCGACGGGGTGTTCGAGGCCGAACGCGTCATCGACGACGTGAAGGCCTCGGGCTTCCGCGTCAGCAAGGCGACCATCTACCGCACCATCAAGCTGCTGCAGGACGCGGGCATCATCCAGCGCGTGCTGTTCGACGAGGACCAGGCGCACTACCAGGTCGTCTACGGGCGGCGTCCGCAGGACCTGGTCATCCCGCTCGACGGGGGCGAGGCGATCCCCGTGCACATCCCCGAGCTCGCCGCCCTGCGCGACCGGGTGTGCGCCAGCCTGGGGCTTGTTCCCAAGGGACACCGCCTGCACATCTTTGCCGTCCGCGCGCCCTCGAACTGA